The Sparus aurata chromosome 12, fSpaAur1.1, whole genome shotgun sequence sequence AACTGAGACACTTGGTCACCAAAAGAAGAATTCAGCAGTTAAAGTGACTGTATCAATGACTGTTATTGAgcagtaaataaatatatttcccAGTGTtaattagattttattttgtcagcaTTAAGCTGCAGTTCAAGGTTTAAGATGGTTTGAACATGTGTCGTCTGGAACAAAAGCACGTGCTCTCAGCAAACAACtatttcctctcttcttctagGCCAGCTGAACTACCTGGGCGCCAGCCACCAGGTGTGGCACGtactggtggtggtgatgttttACTGGTGGCATCAGACAGCCGTGCACATCATGCGATTCAGACACAGCCAGTCCTGCCCCAAccagaacagcagcagctaaGTTAAACTGATCAACTATTGTGATGGGAAGGCCGTCAGATGCAGGCTAATTGTTGGTAGATATCAGTTAAAGTCATTATTTTATCATTCAAGGATTTCTTACCAGTTAGCTGCTGGTAAGAAGTTGCTACCTAACTATCACTAACTACCAGCAGCTCCTGACTATTATCTCCTAAGGTCAGAAACCAAGAGTCCGACAGTAGCTTTCACTGAGCCGTCGGTTACTGTCGGACTGTTCGAAAACCAGTATCGTCACCAAGTCTACTGAAGATGCTAGCTAAGAGGTTTTAAGAGCTACACTAAATCTTAAATCCTCTCAGCAAAAGCTGAACTGATGTCAAAAGTTATGTAGCCGCTCCACACTGATGGACATAAAATATCACTTGATGTTGCTCCGTAAACACTATGATCAATGCATGAAACAGGAATTCTTTTGTAGAAACTGACAAACGTTTGGTGTTTTTTAATCGGTTGATAATTggttattatgttttttgtacAGAAGTATTGAGAATCTATCTATAAGGATTCTTTTGAATCAAACAAACATAGCCTGTGTGAActtctttttgcatttaatttatCTATCAGTTCCTTCAGGATTAGATTGTATGGAATGTCTTGAAAGGTGGaaagcagaggaaaacaaacacgaCAACTGGAAATTCAACACTGTGAATTGAGTATTTTAAGCTTTTGAACAAATATTTTAATCAGCaatcaaactgaaacatgttAAAAAAGATGTGGGAACCCTATTTAGGCCACACTGTTTTCTTAGCACTTAttgatttgtgtctttttttattttgtgtgtttgttcttggCAACAATGGTGGcagttcaagaaaaaaaaatactgtaaaatcTCTTTACTGTGCCCTCACACTATGTGGGCTGTCATCAGCCTAAATACCAGACAGTTAATCAACATGTTGTATAGTCATCATCACCTTTGATATAATTGTCATTATTGGCCTGCCATTACAAGGCAAGTGATGAAATTATAGCTAAATCTCTCTCATATTCATATCGCCATcgcacatcagtctgctgacaTCATATTGCATGATTCTGgtgtcttatttatttattagtttacCTAATTTGCCCATCACAGCTTTCGTTCGTAGACGCACAATAAATCGGATACAACTGAATGCAATTCTGGCCAGTGAGCAAGTATAAAGTTGAGATTTCCAATGAACCGACAATGCTGTGTTTAAATATTGTGGTTCATCCAGATTACAGCAAAACTATATGTAACTCACCTTTACAGGGTACACATAGTTTTGATTTTATGCATTGTGTGATTAATATAATGAAGGTGAATGGGATTTAGCTTTTGGTGtctaaaacttaaaaaaatgacatgaaaaacaCTATTCTAACAGTTTTTTAAGGACTGCTGTACTGTCTGCCTTTGTTAGAAAGTGTTTTCACAACCTGGGCAAAAACAACTCCAGTTCCCTGAAAAGTTGGGACGCTgtatacagtataaataaaatCAACGGAAAAAAGAACATGGGGAAACAAAAGACTGAAAGTTGTGTAAAGTtccaaaaaacacctgtttggatcattccacaggtgaacaggttcattggtaacaggtgattTTATCAGGATTGGGTATAAATCGTTGAATGGTTCAGTCATTCACAATCAAAGATGGGGTGAGGTTCAGCACTTTTTGAAACACATATAAAGGAGATTACTACATGGGCTCAGGGGCACTTTGTAAAAAAATTGTTGGTGaacacattttgtaaatgattgcatttatgtttttacacagcgtcccaactttttttggaatcagggttgtaaaacaaaaacgaaaCATAAATctcataaatgaaaaaaaggttgATATAAATCTTGATATGATATATTACTCTTTTAACAGTAGCTTGAGTTATTCGAGAAAGACAATGAAATCACATTTTTGCTGAGAGCTCAGTGAACAGAAGTTCACAGTTCATAGTGGTAAGCAGTTATCAGATGTGCTCTCTCTCATAAAGGCTGCCGGCGTGTTAAATCATCAGTGTCTACTTGAAGCTGTTACATAGGGCCAGTGTTTGGAGCAgatatgtatttaaatgtttttagcGTTTGTCTTGTGTTtacttttacatatttttaatcACATTTGTACTGCGTTTGCCTTATTGTCTTTGAGTATTTATACCGTATACACTCATACTGTTTGAATCTGTTTTTGGtccagaaagaaacaaaaacctAAAGAAAATGATCAAACACGGACCGACGTCATCTTCGCTGTCACACCACAAGGCCATTAAGGTTTTTACTGTTCTTCATTTTGCctttttaagtgtgtgtttagtttttatttacGAACATGAACTCTGCCCTCTCATTATCATATATACTATGCCTGATGTTTTTCTGAATGATCTCATGATTGTTTGATcctgtgtttgggttttttttttttcttgaatatCATTAATATGATGAAGCACTGGCACTGACCTACAAGGTGtataatatttatttcagtgcctatgtgaaaatatatttttaaatattttgaatgAATAAAGAATGCTGGAAAAGAAATTGCCACTCAGTCTTTGGTTTTGGATTTCAATTACTCTCCATACAGAGATGTTCACATTATTGAACAACAGAGGGCGGCATTGACACAAAAGTTGCCCATTTACATTAAAGAGTtcagagaaaatgtttgtgGACATTTCAGATTTTTATCACATCACTGTCTCTCTTTCAGTGCGTGGGAATCATGTTTTTCCCTTGCTTCATTTGACCTACTCGTCCATCCATTGTCCTCTAACGGAGGTGGTTCTTGCTGAGTGGAGAGTTTTCTGTTCACCCAGAGTCGAGTGATTCACTTCACTTAGCAATTTGACATGCTTTTTAAACACAGGGACTTCTCGATGGCTCAGCAAGTCATAGTCACATGCTCATATCGTTGCTCTCAGCAGCTTGAAATGCACCATAAACATTCCTAACTTTAATAAAGATTGTGCATTAAGACTGTCTTAGTTGCTGCAAATAATAACTGCCCATCGACAGATCCCGTCATCCAGTGATGAATATTTAAGCAAAGGGTGTGTGACACGGTCAGGATGGGAAATCACCCTGACCTCGGAGACTACTGGAGCTGCCTTTATGATAGCAATTTTGAGAAATTGGCTTACTCATATTCTTGCTGAGGGTTAGGTGACACTCAAACGctcaaagttgtgtttttgataGATTCCACTGTTAATTGTGACCAGCTGCTGGTTATCTTAGCTGAGCAGACTGGAAAGAAACTATGAACTAAAACTAAGAAAAGTATGCCAAACTCAATACACTGACCAGCTCCTCTGAATACATAATTGTTACAAaaactgatgtgaaaaaaaacaattcacgTTTTTTAATTGGGTCGTTAGGAAGAAGCGTGTAACCCGATTGTAAAAGAGCTAATTGTCATCTGGACATAATTTTATGCCACACTTCACTTTTTGCCCAGATTAACCTGACAAGATATATTTTGTTAATTGGTGAGCTTTAGAGGCCCTGGTACTGTCGGTCATTAACCTAcatttggacagagccaggctagttgTGTCCTTGCCTCGCAAGTCTTTTTGCTAAGCTAGACTAAAACCAGTTCCCGGCTGCAGTCTAAGAGGCCGATCACTCACAGTGTTCCCATGAGAAACCTTAACTTTAAACTTTGTGCATGACTTTTCATTTTCGtcaatgtaaatatgtttaatcATTGTCAGTCTCGGTGCAGGAAAACAGCTTACCTTCAGCATGTGCACAGTTAATAAGTGATGATGGGCCCTTAACCTGAATGTGTAACTGCTATAGATAATAACATGGATTATAAGGGCAGATACATGAAGTGCTATAGCAGCGCTGTCATTTGGGATGACTTTGAGCGTAAGAGGAATACTACCGTGTTTAAAGTATGATAATTATGTTAGCAAATGATAGCCATGAGTGTGTCACCTCATGGAATAATGGTTGGTTGTGTGGAGCCTgacacagcagcacagtgtTGCCTAAAAGCGTTAAAGCGTCTCGGGTTGCTTAATCATCATTTCTGGAACATTTCAAAGTTAATTTGGagaaatttaaatttaaattttatttatattattaaagATGTAGTTGACTTTAAAAAGGGGCAATATcctttatattttaatttataaatgtAGCCTTAGGTGCTTTATGACAAAAGGTCCACATGTTTAACTTTTGCATATTTTGGTTTTACAGAACCCCAGACCAACTTCAAAAATCTCGATCCGCCTTGTTAACCACAACATTATTTGTGGAAACACACATTGCTGCTGAGTTTTTAGAATtcaaattacacattttataaatggatataaaagcaaaacaatCGGCTACAAGATGCTGAAACACTGCGAAGATGAGGAGATCTACAGAATTAcatatatttaacatatttaattTGAACCATTGCTCTTAGGAAAATATTGATGAGTGCAGCTGTTCTATTCCTTCCTTTGGCAAAATAATATGGTAAAAATAACATTTGTCATTAACAGATTCCCTCGGACATCTGTAACCAGTGGCAATGATTGAGTCACAGACACATGCTCCTCACTAAAAACTTGTCAGTTTAATTCAAGTATTCAAACATTAAGGCAGTGTTTGTATACAAGTGTTGAATGTCAACACTAAGTCAGAAATGAAAGATGAACGGACTCTTATAATCACTGTCATGATTTGCATTAAATGAATACATGGAATAAATGTCGATGACAAAACAagtatatgaaaatatacaatGATGATTTTCTTAATCAACAAACAAGAAAGACTACATCTTATTACAAAATCAGTTCATCAGCATGATCTGAACTTGTTTTCAGGAAAGTAGAAACACATCCTGTTTAAATTACTTTCAAGACATTATTTGAAGTTTGAAGAGCTAACAGGGACAACATTGCAAGTCATAAAAACAATTCTTCTAACAAACCAGTGGCAGTGAAGCATATTGACAAAATAGGTGGCATCACCTGCTGCCATCAGGGTACTCAGTAAAAATATCAATTTCAGAAGCACCATATGACGATTATCTTTCATCCGGTACCCGAGATGAGACCTCAGATGTGTGTCAATACATCTACTTTTCAGATAATGCTGTTCTTGCTGGGTGATCGGGAAACAGGGCAAGAGTACAAGTCTGTTGTAATGAGCCCTGGTTTGAAGGCAGTGCGCTCTCTGTGTGCACGAGTCCTCGTGAGTCATGTAAAACTTCTGATCCCTCCACAAACAAGCGCTTCTTCTTATGGTCAGGAAGAGATTAACTGGCCTTTTCAGAAATGATTTTGAGGTCCAGGGTAATAGTTGGCTACGCAGGAAATCCTGCTGACCGTGGCTGAATCTCCACGGCTGAACTCTGGACTCTTGGATTAGGGCCATCATGGACTTTGGCCAAAGGCTTGAAGTGATATCAAATTTTAAAACGGCTTTACAGTGACACAATTGTGtcgtattaaaaaaaacaagacattaatCAGCAACTGAATAGAAGCTCACCCGgggcaaaaaaacacatatgtGAGAACTAACATTCTTACAAATCAACtgtaatcaatcaatcaatcaatcaatcaatcaatcaatcaatcccTAAACAAGCAAGAACATACATATTAGATGTAGGTCACAGTGCTcgctgtttttacatttatgagACCTCATTCTTGATATCACTAATGCTATGGATCATGGGCAGTCCCTTAATGgtcttcagacacacacacacacaaacacacactttggtCTGTGAGTACCAGCATTCAGATtcattgattgaaaatgttttcaggtgCATAATGCAACcaacttagaaaaaaaaatcatatctcTGTTTCTTTATTTGCATATTAATCTGAAACAGCACTTCTGAGTCAGACAGCAGATATTTGACTATATGGGCTATAACAGCTTATATAACTTATATGGTGCGAAATTTGTAAAAGTCTGGCTCCATTTTATTGTCATGGCAGAATTTGCTGATCAGTGAATATATTTACTGACTTGgtgttcttctttttcatttacttCAAAGATCAGTTTCGCGTATTTTCAACTTGATGCCTGTTAttttctccatcctcctctgttttgtcttttaaccCCTTCACCCTCcattttcttcacttttcttcttgTCTGGTCAGTTGCCTCACTGTGGTCCACATTACATTAGACTGGCTacttttcttattattttaaatgatcTGTTAGCTGGTTGcctctgttgctgctctgttAGCTCAGCTCTGAGCCTAGCCTAGCAAATTAGCTTAGCCTTTAGTCATCCACAGCTAACGCAACATCGATAACTGTGTTACAACAGTTTGTTTTGACTGTGCAGATGGGGCGTCTCTTCTCAAGAAACATGTCAGTAAGGTAGAACAGCTCATGTCTGCTAACGTTATGAGCACTCTTGAACGCTTAAGCCACAGACTTGATGGCAAGCCCGCTACTGATAGCATTagtgagtttatttattttcagctgcCAAGTAACTGGTGGTGCCCCTAACTTCataatttcctgtttttgaCTCTCACCTGCTCCATTGGTTGTCCTGTTGCCCCGCGTGCCTCCTCCCAAACAATGTGTGATAGCATTAGCAAAATCGTAATCCATGTTGGCACCAATAATGTCAAAATGACTAAATCAGAGATCACAAAAGAGAGCCCAGCCAAAAGTTTGCGTGTGccagaaagaaaaatgttctgTCCACCATATAGTTTTCTTGGTGATCGTAAAGAAACCCTGATATTGAAAGGCACCTTGAGCAGTAATAAAGAGTGAACACATTTCATGACCTTTTCATCAGTGAAATGGCATTTTATTTcttgaaaaactactttaaaGAATGCTCATTGAGCAGGTCGGATCTTATTTTTGTTGCATGGTTTTTAAGTGTACTAATAAGGGTATTGGATCCTCATGGTAACCCTGGGTTTTCTTGGACATCGTTTCCTAAAAGGCAACCTCAAAGCTGCCCACTACAGTATTGTTAAAGATGGCAACATAGCATACCTAAATCGTCTCTTTGTCTCCATTCCTTCTCTTTCCTGCTGCTCTACACCACAGAGTCTTCTGACCTACTTTCTGCTGCTGCAAATGTACTGTTTGCATGAAGAACTGCAGCGTGGACTGTATGAAACAGCATACTGCTAATTTCTTGGTCATTCTTCCCAAAGAACTGTCCCTTCTGCAGGGTATCAATGACCGAGGTGTTACAGTTGGCAAGGAGAACGCTCACATTGATCTCATTATATTCCTTGACCAGCCCCTTAAATGTGGCCATGCCTGTTGAGTCTATGAAAGGCATGGCAGAGCAGTCTAAAACTATCGTGTGGAAATCCAGTTCTCTTTGGACGAGTGCAATAATGACCTCTCCGTTGTTTTTATCCCCATTTGCCTTGGTTTGTTTTGAGGACATGTCTTTGGCCTTCTTCTCTGCCTTGCTCCTCTTAGTCATCTCTAAGAAAGGCTCCACTCCGACAGCTTTGTAGAGGGATTTGAGAAATGAGTCCTTGTTGGCGTAGTACAGAGGAGCCTGGAAGCGGAAGACCTGAACCCGAGGTGGAGGTGTGAGGTCCTTGTACTCGTCCATGTCCTCGTAAATATCAGTGTCAGTGGCCCGCCCCAGGAGAGAGACCTGACATCAGATGATATGAGATCATGAGCTTTCAGCTTTCAGCCTTCAAAACCTCTATCAGCATCAAATAAATTACTCACCTTAGGGTTCTGGGTCTTAAAGATGATGCAGGTCATTGAAAAAACTACTCCGAATAGGAGGCCCAGCTCCACGCTGATCAAAGCTGTAGCCGACATCGCGACCAGCCACACTATAGCGTCGTTTTTACTGGCACGCCACTTAGCTGGGACGTCCTTGAACTTCCTCAGAGCCCCCCGAAGGCTGACAATGATGATACAGGCAAGAACGCACTTCTGGAGATCGTAGAAGAAAGGggcgaagaagaggaggacgagaaGGACAACCAGGGCACTGATCAAACTTGATACCTGAGAAATGGAGAGAAACGCGGATAGAtcagccacaatattaaaaGTGCAGACGTGAGgtgaaaaacattgatcatctcgttacaatgcaatgttctgctagGAAAGCTTGGGTCACCACTTGACACACACAGCCCATCCAAACACTCTTGCAGACTAAGTACACCCACTCATGGCAATGGCAGTGGCCCCCGAGAAGGACAATAAGCCCTGACAAACCACAAGAACTTTTCGGAAACggcttgaaaaaaacaacaaagaaccCAAGGCATTAAACGAGCCTCCAAATTCTCCAGATCCAAATCTGATCGAGTATCTTTAGTGTTTAGTGAACATCTTCCTCAATGTTAACatgaacaggaaaaaaacagtttggtCTACATTATTTCACGTATCCCCATGTTTCATCCTTGTTAAGAAAATAAAGGTAGTGAGAAAGTTTTGCACGGATCTTTGAAAGCATGGAACAGTATTGAAGATGTTTTGCAGGAGAAGGTAGctcaacaaaaatgtttaaatgtcacagTGTTGCCTCCCATAAAGCATGTTTCCCACCTGAATCcacaaagcaaagaaaatgatTGGACCAATTATTAGATAAATAGTTTTGACCATTTTCAGAAGTGTGACATTCACCTGTGTCTGGCAGCCTGTTGAGTCCTTCACCATGGTTTTTGCCAGTGCTGCACTGGTGGTGAAACAGTGGAAGAAGGAAGGGATGATGTTGCACAAGCTAATGGCCAGCATCTCCTGGTTTGGACGAACCGTGTAGCCGTTTTTCTTGGCAAACATCTCGGACAGCGACACCGTGAAGGCAAAACTGCAAGACAAAATGAGAGTTTGTTTAGTTCCTTTTAGACCTGATGTAAATAAACACTCAGAGTGGTCATATTGAATTGTTCATCATCCAAGAACTATTCAACAAAAGCTTAAGTCAAAGCCATTCCTTTACTTTTTAGAGAAAGATAAGATTCTGCATTCATAAGTATTGTTGAATTAGGACTACTGTCTTGCAATGGCATACTTAATCCATTTCAAGAGgtattaaaacacttttaaatgaGTGCTTTCCATCATTCAGCTATGTTCCTTCCTCTATAACTAAAATAATACAGGAGGAAATGTCCATAGTTGTGTGTTTCTTGGGGTGAAAGTGCAATGAGATCTCAATCTAGGCAACTGGGGCACATATTATTGCCTGACGGTAATCGAGCTACTAAATTATATCTGCAACTGCCGAGATAAGAGACACATGTTTGTGCCAAGCAAACCTGTTGTTAAATTTGTTGTACATTACCTAATGACTGCCAGTGGAATGGCATCCAGTGCCACCCGCTGCATCAGACCAAAGCTGGGCACCTGGGGAGGAATGAACCCTGTGGGGATGTGACCGGAAACACTGGAGCTGTAACGACTGTTCAGCTCCCCAAAATGGCTGGCCAGTGTAGCTCCTGCAACTACTACCAGCTCAGTCGGCAGAGGGATCTTTAGACGGTCCTTGTAGCGCTCCTGGATCTCTTTCCCTGCCactaaaattaaaattcagtgtTAATCTatgataaagaaaattacaaatTTGAATCTAATAGGAGGCATATAACATCAAGGTCTTACCTAATATAGAGATACAGATGGCACTAGTGATGAGGTCACACAGGTTGGTCTTATGAATGTTGGCAAAAATGTTAATCCAGGTGATGGCAACTGTGCCGTAGCCCTGGTGACGGGGAATCTTTAGACCCAACAGGTATTTAGCCTGCACAGTCAGGATGGTGAAAGAGGCTCCAGTGGCAAAACCATCCAGCATAGGAGACGAAAGGTACACAGAGACGAAACCTAGCCGAAACACAGCCATCAAGAGCTGGTGGGGAGATtaaggaggtggagcaggaaggaagaggatgaccaggaaagaaaaagtaaaaaaacgaAATATCAGTGTTTTGCAGATTGACCACTATTTAGGTATATATATTATCCAGAATATAACTCAAGAAATCACGTTTTTGGTTCCATCAATAGAGTAACATTTGCAGCACTGTGTATTACATCACCcatatacatttttacatacATGTAGATTGTTCTGTGTGCActagacacaaacaaaataagGACCAACACTTAAAAACATGGCTCTTTAGCACTGCTAGTGGTCAAAAACTGCACAGGGTGCCTTTAATTCAGATATAGAGTGTTTTGTCTCATGCATTTGCACTTTGTTCCTTTACCTGATAGATGCCAGCCAGGAATGTAAGAGCAGTAGCGATGCTGATGGCGTAGCACTCCTTCTCGCACTGTAGACCCATTAGCTCCACGCTGTGAGGCTTACCAATTGTGAGGTTAGTGCCCAGGGTGGCATTAAACACATCAGGGACAGAGGCTTTGGAGTCCTCATTGAGGTCAAAACCTGCCAGGTACAGCTCCTTATCCACCACCTGCAGGCAAGCAGAAACCACCAGCAACAACTGATCAATGATCTTGCTGACCAGTTTTCCAGGGATCAGTATTAGCAGgaatagaatttttttttaaatgtcattaatgACCCAAATTGTATGATCGTTGCTTGCTACTTGTGATCCATTACCTGTCCGACCATTAGGCTCATAAGGCTGAAGATCCCCACACTGACATGTCTGGACGTCCCCATGAGGAAGTAGATGATGTTGGCGTAAAACGACGTGTATAAACCATAGATGGGCTCCACTCCTGCCAACAAGCAGTAGGCAATAGCCTGCGGTACCAAGATGATACCAACGATCACGCCGGACATGAGATCGCCCCAGATGTACTCTCTGAGCTTGTATTTCGGAAGCCAGCGGACCACGGG is a genomic window containing:
- the slc26a1 gene encoding sulfate anion transporter 1 isoform X1, coding for MSPPQKHASSPQVFKGLYRRPCITQDPSPNVSSPGSSEPGASQASQFGQTQRPSLPPPDLLSLGQHHLARILGICTSINASETLSGAGVRRRCHPCTHRGLVTMVTIIHCQQSLSPLPLCSAPISRQQQLRGVLLPSCFAGGTRKKPGAVREQQSGRRYRGKQTDGGGRGTSQGGMAHAASCLHSSCSFSLGAQLTTLSTSPRSSSHLPLLFLPKTMEEATKVTDTVPALPPLLERRVRQRQPTVSVLKSKLKQSATCSVPRVRSTLTGFFPVVRWLPKYKLREYIWGDLMSGVIVGIILVPQAIAYCLLAGVEPIYGLYTSFYANIIYFLMGTSRHVSVGIFSLMSLMVGQVVDKELYLAGFDLNEDSKASVPDVFNATLGTNLTIGKPHSVELMGLQCEKECYAISIATALTFLAGIYQLLMAVFRLGFVSVYLSSPMLDGFATGASFTILTVQAKYLLGLKIPRHQGYGTVAITWINIFANIHKTNLCDLITSAICISILVAGKEIQERYKDRLKIPLPTELVVVAGATLASHFGELNSRYSSSVSGHIPTGFIPPQVPSFGLMQRVALDAIPLAVISFAFTVSLSEMFAKKNGYTVRPNQEMLAISLCNIIPSFFHCFTTSAALAKTMVKDSTGCQTQVSSLISALVVLLVLLFFAPFFYDLQKCVLACIIIVSLRGALRKFKDVPAKWRASKNDAIVWLVAMSATALISVELGLLFGVVFSMTCIIFKTQNPKVSLLGRATDTDIYEDMDEYKDLTPPPRVQVFRFQAPLYYANKDSFLKSLYKAVGVEPFLEMTKRSKAEKKAKDMSSKQTKANGDKNNGEVIIALVQRELDFHTIVLDCSAMPFIDSTGMATFKGLVKEYNEINVSVLLANCNTSVIDTLQKGQFFGKNDQEISSMLFHTVHAAVLHANSTFAAAESRSEDSVV
- the slc26a1 gene encoding sulfate anion transporter 1 isoform X5 gives rise to the protein MVTIIHCQQSLSPLPLCSAPISRQQQLRGVLLPSCFAGGTRKKPGAVREQQSGRRYRGKQTDGGGRGTSQGGMAHAASCLHSSCSFSLGAQLTTLSTSPRSSSHLPLLFLPKTMEEATKVTDTVPALPPLLERRVRQRQPTVSVLKSKLKQSATCSVPRVRSTLTGFFPVVRWLPKYKLREYIWGDLMSGVIVGIILVPQAIAYCLLAGVEPIYGLYTSFYANIIYFLMGTSRHVSVGIFSLMSLMVGQVVDKELYLAGFDLNEDSKASVPDVFNATLGTNLTIGKPHSVELMGLQCEKECYAISIATALTFLAGIYQLLMAVFRLGFVSVYLSSPMLDGFATGASFTILTVQAKYLLGLKIPRHQGYGTVAITWINIFANIHKTNLCDLITSAICISILVAGKEIQERYKDRLKIPLPTELVVVAGATLASHFGELNSRYSSSVSGHIPTGFIPPQVPSFGLMQRVALDAIPLAVISFAFTVSLSEMFAKKNGYTVRPNQEMLAISLCNIIPSFFHCFTTSAALAKTMVKDSTGCQTQVSSLISALVVLLVLLFFAPFFYDLQKCVLACIIIVSLRGALRKFKDVPAKWRASKNDAIVWLVAMSATALISVELGLLFGVVFSMTCIIFKTQNPKVSLLGRATDTDIYEDMDEYKDLTPPPRVQVFRFQAPLYYANKDSFLKSLYKAVGVEPFLEMTKRSKAEKKAKDMSSKQTKANGDKNNGEVIIALVQRELDFHTIVLDCSAMPFIDSTGMATFKGLVKEYNEINVSVLLANCNTSVIDTLQKGQFFGKNDQEISSMLFHTVHAAVLHANSTFAAAESRSEDSVV
- the slc26a1 gene encoding sulfate anion transporter 1 isoform X7 — encoded protein: MEEATKVTDTVPALPPLLERRVRQRQPTVSVLKSKLKQSATCSVPRVRSTLTGFFPVVRWLPKYKLREYIWGDLMSGVIVGIILVPQAIAYCLLAGVEPIYGLYTSFYANIIYFLMGTSRHVSVGIFSLMSLMVGQVVDKELYLAGFDLNEDSKASVPDVFNATLGTNLTIGKPHSVELMGLQCEKECYAISIATALTFLAGIYQLLMAVFRLGFVSVYLSSPMLDGFATGASFTILTVQAKYLLGLKIPRHQGYGTVAITWINIFANIHKTNLCDLITSAICISILVAGKEIQERYKDRLKIPLPTELVVVAGATLASHFGELNSRYSSSVSGHIPTGFIPPQVPSFGLMQRVALDAIPLAVISFAFTVSLSEMFAKKNGYTVRPNQEMLAISLCNIIPSFFHCFTTSAALAKTMVKDSTGCQTQVSSLISALVVLLVLLFFAPFFYDLQKCVLACIIIVSLRGALRKFKDVPAKWRASKNDAIVWLVAMSATALISVELGLLFGVVFSMTCIIFKTQNPKVSLLGRATDTDIYEDMDEYKDLTPPPRVQVFRFQAPLYYANKDSFLKSLYKAVGVEPFLEMTKRSKAEKKAKDMSSKQTKANGDKNNGEVIIALVQRELDFHTIVLDCSAMPFIDSTGMATFKGLVKEYNEINVSVLLANCNTSVIDTLQKGQFFGKNDQEISSMLFHTVHAAVLHANSTFAAAESRSEDSVV
- the slc26a1 gene encoding sulfate anion transporter 1 isoform X2 gives rise to the protein MQWLEMTMKSTDPSPNVSSPGSSEPGASQASQFGQTQRPSLPPPDLLSLGQHHLARILGICTSINASETLSGAGVRRRCHPCTHRGLVTMVTIIHCQQSLSPLPLCSAPISRQQQLRGVLLPSCFAGGTRKKPGAVREQQSGRRYRGKQTDGGGRGTSQGGMAHAASCLHSSCSFSLGAQLTTLSTSPRSSSHLPLLFLPKTMEEATKVTDTVPALPPLLERRVRQRQPTVSVLKSKLKQSATCSVPRVRSTLTGFFPVVRWLPKYKLREYIWGDLMSGVIVGIILVPQAIAYCLLAGVEPIYGLYTSFYANIIYFLMGTSRHVSVGIFSLMSLMVGQVVDKELYLAGFDLNEDSKASVPDVFNATLGTNLTIGKPHSVELMGLQCEKECYAISIATALTFLAGIYQLLMAVFRLGFVSVYLSSPMLDGFATGASFTILTVQAKYLLGLKIPRHQGYGTVAITWINIFANIHKTNLCDLITSAICISILVAGKEIQERYKDRLKIPLPTELVVVAGATLASHFGELNSRYSSSVSGHIPTGFIPPQVPSFGLMQRVALDAIPLAVISFAFTVSLSEMFAKKNGYTVRPNQEMLAISLCNIIPSFFHCFTTSAALAKTMVKDSTGCQTQVSSLISALVVLLVLLFFAPFFYDLQKCVLACIIIVSLRGALRKFKDVPAKWRASKNDAIVWLVAMSATALISVELGLLFGVVFSMTCIIFKTQNPKVSLLGRATDTDIYEDMDEYKDLTPPPRVQVFRFQAPLYYANKDSFLKSLYKAVGVEPFLEMTKRSKAEKKAKDMSSKQTKANGDKNNGEVIIALVQRELDFHTIVLDCSAMPFIDSTGMATFKGLVKEYNEINVSVLLANCNTSVIDTLQKGQFFGKNDQEISSMLFHTVHAAVLHANSTFAAAESRSEDSVV
- the slc26a1 gene encoding sulfate anion transporter 1 isoform X3 produces the protein MSPPQKHASSPQVFKGLYRRPCITQDLLSLGQHHLARILGICTSINASETLSGAGVRRRCHPCTHRGLVTMVTIIHCQQSLSPLPLCSAPISRQQQLRGVLLPSCFAGGTRKKPGAVREQQSGRRYRGKQTDGGGRGTSQGGMAHAASCLHSSCSFSLGAQLTTLSTSPRSSSHLPLLFLPKTMEEATKVTDTVPALPPLLERRVRQRQPTVSVLKSKLKQSATCSVPRVRSTLTGFFPVVRWLPKYKLREYIWGDLMSGVIVGIILVPQAIAYCLLAGVEPIYGLYTSFYANIIYFLMGTSRHVSVGIFSLMSLMVGQVVDKELYLAGFDLNEDSKASVPDVFNATLGTNLTIGKPHSVELMGLQCEKECYAISIATALTFLAGIYQLLMAVFRLGFVSVYLSSPMLDGFATGASFTILTVQAKYLLGLKIPRHQGYGTVAITWINIFANIHKTNLCDLITSAICISILVAGKEIQERYKDRLKIPLPTELVVVAGATLASHFGELNSRYSSSVSGHIPTGFIPPQVPSFGLMQRVALDAIPLAVISFAFTVSLSEMFAKKNGYTVRPNQEMLAISLCNIIPSFFHCFTTSAALAKTMVKDSTGCQTQVSSLISALVVLLVLLFFAPFFYDLQKCVLACIIIVSLRGALRKFKDVPAKWRASKNDAIVWLVAMSATALISVELGLLFGVVFSMTCIIFKTQNPKVSLLGRATDTDIYEDMDEYKDLTPPPRVQVFRFQAPLYYANKDSFLKSLYKAVGVEPFLEMTKRSKAEKKAKDMSSKQTKANGDKNNGEVIIALVQRELDFHTIVLDCSAMPFIDSTGMATFKGLVKEYNEINVSVLLANCNTSVIDTLQKGQFFGKNDQEISSMLFHTVHAAVLHANSTFAAAESRSEDSVV